The following coding sequences are from one Wenzhouxiangella sp. AB-CW3 window:
- the tnpC gene encoding IS66 family transposase, which produces MVEATSKTDSTTSENVQLRNENDALREELQSVKQQLAWLQRQVFGRKSEKRLIDQDARSGLLFNALPESESPTPTEQVSYTRRKGAKERGDAVTDSGLRFNEDVPVEVIHVADPEAESIPREHREVIDEKVTHRLAQRPGSYVVLEYRRAVVKDKRSDHIHTAPTPANVLEGSLADVSFLAGLLIDKFCYHLPLYRQHQRLAMSGITVSRNTLTQLVERAIRLLKPVYDAQLEHILRSKVLAMDETPIKAGRGKPGKMKQGWFWPVYGEDDEVCFIFSDSRGSKVVTQALGEQLDGTLVTDGHSAYTKYVDQRPAVTHANCWAHARRKFEAALKAEPKAANEALELIGQLYQIERQIRQKDLHGDKKLTWRAEHSLPVVKAFWAWCDQQRQRMDLARSSPLLKALGYVAGRQAALQVFLSDPDVPIDTNHLERALRPIPMGRKNWLFSWSELGARHIGVIQSLLVTCRLHEVDPYTYLVDVLQRVNEHPASRVGELVPQVWKDTFAGEPLVSDLQRVSR; this is translated from the coding sequence ATGGTTGAGGCCACTTCCAAGACGGATAGCACGACGAGCGAGAATGTCCAGTTGCGTAATGAGAATGACGCGCTGCGCGAGGAGCTTCAGTCCGTCAAGCAACAGCTTGCCTGGCTTCAACGTCAAGTCTTTGGGCGCAAGTCCGAGAAGCGCCTGATCGATCAGGATGCCCGTAGCGGACTGCTGTTCAATGCGTTGCCTGAATCAGAATCCCCGACACCGACTGAACAAGTCAGCTATACCCGTCGCAAGGGTGCCAAGGAACGCGGTGATGCGGTTACCGACTCGGGTCTTCGCTTCAACGAGGACGTGCCGGTCGAAGTGATCCATGTAGCGGATCCGGAGGCCGAATCGATCCCCCGGGAGCACCGTGAGGTGATCGATGAGAAGGTCACGCATCGTCTGGCCCAACGGCCCGGTAGCTACGTGGTGCTGGAGTATCGCCGGGCCGTGGTCAAGGACAAGCGTAGCGACCACATCCACACCGCACCCACCCCGGCCAACGTGCTGGAGGGCAGCCTGGCCGATGTCAGCTTCCTGGCCGGCCTGCTGATCGACAAGTTCTGCTATCACCTGCCCCTGTACCGTCAGCATCAGCGGCTGGCTATGAGCGGCATTACGGTCAGCCGCAATACGCTGACCCAACTGGTTGAGCGAGCCATCAGGCTGCTCAAGCCCGTTTATGATGCCCAGCTCGAACACATCCTGCGCTCGAAAGTCCTGGCGATGGACGAAACGCCGATCAAGGCTGGACGTGGCAAGCCGGGCAAGATGAAACAGGGCTGGTTCTGGCCGGTGTATGGGGAGGATGATGAAGTCTGCTTCATCTTCTCCGACTCACGCGGCAGCAAAGTCGTGACCCAGGCTCTGGGTGAGCAGCTCGATGGCACCTTGGTGACCGACGGGCACTCGGCTTATACCAAGTATGTGGACCAACGTCCTGCCGTCACTCATGCCAACTGCTGGGCGCACGCCAGACGCAAGTTCGAGGCGGCGCTGAAAGCCGAGCCCAAGGCTGCCAACGAGGCGCTGGAGCTGATCGGTCAGCTCTACCAGATCGAGCGCCAGATCCGCCAGAAGGATCTGCATGGCGACAAGAAGCTGACTTGGCGGGCCGAGCACAGTCTCCCGGTCGTCAAGGCCTTCTGGGCCTGGTGTGATCAGCAGCGTCAACGCATGGATCTGGCCAGGTCCAGCCCTTTGCTCAAGGCGCTCGGCTATGTGGCGGGGCGTCAGGCCGCTTTGCAGGTGTTCCTGAGCGACCCCGATGTCCCGATCGATACCAATCATCTGGAGCGGGCCCTTCGGCCGATCCCGATGGGCCGCAAGAACTGGCTCTTTAGCTGGTCGGAACTCGGCGCTCGTCATATCGGCGTGATCCAGAGCCTGCTGGTGACCTGCCGGCTGCATGAGGTCGACCCCTACACCTACCTGGTGGATGTGCTACAGCGCGTCAACGAGCACCCGGCCAGCCGGGTCGGAGAGCTGGTGCCACAGGTCTGGAAAGACACGTTCGCTGGCGAACCGCTGGTGTCGGACTTGCAGAGGGTCAGTCGGTAA
- a CDS encoding phosphoenolpyruvate carboxykinase (GTP) — protein sequence MSSKLTALNEWVDQVATHTRASQVSWCDGSAAENERLIAAMLESGDLEKLNPDTHPDCYLHRSDPDDVARVEHLTFVCTEDPDQAGPNNNWMAPAEAHALMKGLFAGCMEGRTLYVVPYCMGPVDSPLSRCGVEITDSPYVVVNMRLMTRMGADALARIENDGHFVKGLHSTGELDPDRRYIMHFPEELSIQSFGSGYGGNALLGKKCHALRIASYQARTEGWLAEHMLIVGIENPQGEVRYVAGAFPSACGKTNLAMLIPPAAYREAGWKVWTVGDDICWLHPGEDGRLWAINPEAGFFGVAPGTGNKTNPNALAMLDCEAIFTNVAVTEDNQPWWEGLDDRVPAKDWRGRDFDPRQGPAAHPNSRFTVSIKRCPSYSEVAESASGVPIDAILFGGRRAGLAPLVLEARDWRHGVLLGAGMASETTAAATGAVGVVRRDPMAMKPFCGYNFGDYWAHWLEVGSKLSHPPKIFQVNWFRRDADGRFIWPGFSDNMRVLEWVLDRCLGQAQVRETAVGGLPEDGAINTDGLEQHPDMEALLEVEPSAWLAELDDIAAHLEQFGGRVPGELRQELDRVATRLGEAG from the coding sequence ATGTCTTCCAAACTTACAGCGCTCAATGAATGGGTCGATCAGGTCGCCACGCACACCCGCGCCAGCCAGGTCTCTTGGTGTGATGGATCTGCAGCCGAAAATGAACGTCTGATTGCTGCGATGCTGGAGTCCGGCGATCTCGAAAAGCTCAATCCGGACACCCACCCCGACTGCTATCTGCACCGCTCCGATCCGGACGATGTGGCCCGGGTCGAACACCTGACCTTTGTCTGCACGGAAGACCCGGACCAGGCCGGGCCCAATAACAACTGGATGGCCCCGGCCGAGGCCCATGCCCTGATGAAGGGGCTGTTTGCCGGCTGCATGGAGGGCCGCACGCTCTACGTTGTGCCCTATTGCATGGGTCCCGTCGATTCACCGCTGTCGCGCTGCGGTGTGGAAATCACTGACAGCCCTTATGTCGTGGTCAATATGCGCCTGATGACGCGCATGGGGGCCGATGCGCTGGCGCGCATCGAGAACGACGGTCATTTCGTCAAGGGTCTGCACTCGACCGGCGAGCTTGACCCGGACCGGCGCTACATCATGCATTTCCCGGAGGAACTCAGCATTCAGAGTTTCGGTTCGGGCTATGGCGGCAATGCCCTGCTGGGCAAGAAGTGCCATGCGCTGCGCATTGCCAGTTACCAGGCGCGAACCGAGGGCTGGCTGGCTGAACACATGCTGATTGTCGGTATCGAGAACCCGCAGGGCGAGGTTCGTTACGTGGCCGGCGCATTCCCGTCGGCCTGTGGCAAGACCAACCTGGCCATGCTGATTCCGCCGGCAGCCTACCGCGAGGCCGGCTGGAAGGTATGGACAGTTGGCGACGACATCTGCTGGTTGCACCCGGGCGAGGACGGGCGCCTGTGGGCGATCAATCCGGAAGCTGGCTTCTTCGGTGTGGCGCCGGGCACCGGCAACAAGACCAATCCGAATGCCCTGGCCATGCTGGATTGCGAGGCCATTTTTACGAATGTGGCGGTCACCGAGGACAACCAGCCCTGGTGGGAAGGTCTGGACGACCGCGTGCCGGCGAAAGACTGGCGCGGGCGTGATTTCGATCCGCGGCAGGGCCCGGCGGCCCATCCGAACTCACGCTTCACGGTTTCGATCAAGCGTTGCCCGAGTTATTCCGAGGTCGCCGAGAGCGCATCGGGCGTGCCGATCGACGCTATCCTGTTCGGCGGACGTCGGGCCGGCCTCGCTCCGCTGGTGCTGGAGGCGCGCGACTGGCGCCATGGTGTGCTGCTGGGTGCCGGCATGGCGTCGGAGACCACGGCTGCGGCGACCGGCGCGGTGGGTGTGGTGCGGCGCGACCCCATGGCCATGAAGCCATTCTGCGGGTACAACTTTGGCGACTACTGGGCGCACTGGCTGGAGGTGGGTTCGAAACTGAGCCATCCTCCGAAGATCTTCCAGGTCAACTGGTTCCGGCGCGACGCCGACGGCCGCTTCATCTGGCCCGGCTTTTCCGACAACATGCGCGTGCTGGAGTGGGTGCTCGACCGTTGCCTGGGGCAAGCCCAGGTTCGTGAAACGGCGGTTGGTGGCTTGCCGGAGGATGGAGCCATCAATACTGATGGCCTGGAGCAGCACCCGGACATGGAAGCGCTGCTCGAGGTGGAACCGTCGGCCTGGCTGGCTGAACTGGACGATATTGCCGCCCACCTGGAGCAATTCGGCGGTCGTGTGCCGGGTGAGCTGCGCCAGGAGCTGGACCGGGTCGCAACGCGGCTTGGCGAGGCGGGATGA
- a CDS encoding 6-phosphofructokinase: MARRNLLYAQSGGVTPVINATAAAVIEAARRRTDAFGQVLAARDGIVGVLTERLIDTASLQDDELAALSHTPGGVFGSCRYKLRDVAEDRREYERIIEVFRAHDIGCFLYNGGNDSADTAWKLSQVAERLEYPLQCIGVPKTIDNDLAVTDSSPGFGSVAKYVAVSILEASLDVLSMASTSTRVFVLEVMGRHAGWIAAAAGLAQREQGDPPQVILLPERGFDQARFLDAVQQSVERNGYCSVVVSEGLRDQQGQFLADAGGKDAFGHRQLGGVGPMIAELITDQLGFKNHWAVADYLQRSARHIASQTDLEHARAVGEAAVELAVEGQNGVMPVIRRISDHPYRWTTEAASLERIANQEKTLPDHFISEDGFGITPACREYLAPLIRGEAFPPFAADGLPRYVRPRLAELPRRLDRFPL, encoded by the coding sequence ATGGCAAGACGAAATCTTCTGTATGCCCAGTCCGGCGGTGTCACGCCGGTCATCAATGCCACCGCGGCCGCGGTCATCGAGGCTGCGCGCCGCAGGACTGATGCATTCGGTCAGGTGCTGGCCGCTCGGGATGGCATCGTCGGTGTGCTGACAGAGCGGCTGATTGATACGGCCAGTCTGCAGGATGACGAGCTCGCCGCGCTCTCTCATACGCCGGGAGGCGTCTTCGGTTCCTGCCGCTACAAGCTTCGCGACGTGGCCGAGGACCGGCGCGAGTACGAGCGCATCATCGAGGTTTTTCGGGCCCACGATATCGGCTGTTTCCTCTACAACGGCGGAAACGATTCGGCCGATACTGCATGGAAGCTCTCGCAGGTGGCCGAGCGGCTCGAGTATCCGCTGCAATGCATTGGTGTGCCCAAGACCATCGACAACGACCTGGCGGTGACCGACAGTTCGCCGGGTTTCGGTTCCGTGGCCAAGTACGTGGCGGTGTCCATTCTCGAAGCCAGTCTTGATGTGTTGTCCATGGCTTCCACCTCGACTCGGGTGTTCGTGCTGGAAGTGATGGGCCGGCATGCGGGCTGGATTGCCGCGGCCGCGGGCCTGGCGCAGCGCGAGCAAGGCGATCCGCCCCAGGTGATCCTGTTGCCCGAGCGCGGCTTCGACCAGGCGCGCTTTCTGGATGCCGTGCAGCAATCAGTCGAGCGGAATGGCTACTGTTCAGTGGTGGTTTCAGAAGGACTGCGGGACCAGCAAGGTCAGTTTCTGGCCGATGCCGGTGGCAAGGATGCTTTCGGCCATCGTCAGCTCGGCGGTGTCGGACCCATGATCGCAGAGCTGATCACGGACCAGCTTGGTTTCAAGAACCACTGGGCGGTGGCCGACTACCTGCAGCGTTCGGCTCGGCACATTGCCTCGCAGACCGATCTCGAGCATGCGCGTGCGGTCGGCGAGGCCGCCGTCGAGCTGGCCGTCGAGGGGCAGAACGGCGTCATGCCGGTGATTCGCCGGATTTCGGACCATCCCTACCGCTGGACCACCGAGGCGGCATCCCTTGAGCGCATCGCCAATCAGGAAAAGACCCTGCCGGATCACTTCATTTCCGAGGATGGATTCGGCATTACGCCGGCCTGTCGGGAGTACCTGGCGCCGCTGATTCGCGGCGAGGCCTTTCCGCCGTTTGCCGCCGATGGTCTGCCGCGCTATGTGCGACCGAGGCTGGCCGAATTGCCGCGCCGGCTGGATCGTTTTCCGCTCTGA
- a CDS encoding TonB-dependent receptor plug domain-containing protein, protein MKLYKRNSLTESVRLALGVGLIATAMATGGSVWAQDTDDDGDLDDIIDRIAVTGTRVVSPGLLSSSPITSIDDSELQFRQSASIEDVIRELPVAVPALGPGTNNGTGGGSTVNLRGLGSNRNLVLINGRRIVPFNLTGQVDTNIVPVALLERADLVTGGASAVYGADAVSGVLNFVMRSDFEGVELSSFYGMSEKGDADRTRTDFIVGANTSDGRGNVTMALSYTDIEPLTMGERDIGEFSLFSDTGQPGGSSAGVPTFSLVELVEGEGSVLAQWDPDQGRFTDDLQLYNYNPTNFYQGALERTQATALARYEIIPEVEAYGEFIYMDNTRRAQLAPSGTFFNNWNVPIGNPFLTDEGRAQICATHDIAPEDCVAGSTEEVTMQARRRMTELGPRLNDFENDVYQYTVGARGDIGINWTYDAYWSQGQASQVQTQGNWGSNSRVQQALRAVEVDECLDDSNNCVPLNLFGPEGSITDEMIDFINLSSLSTQTVDQEVGALTFAGDLGDIRSPMADEPIGVAVGAEYRRVAAATLSDQASQIQGEVLGTGAPTPDRSGAFTLREVYAEMIAPIVQGVTFEGGYRYTDFSVADESSTSYDTWKAGLNWEATDELLVRGMVQRATRAPNVNELFAPQVSGLSNLGTDPCQGDRINQDEAGTPGTLSNLCVQTGVPTGVVGNLPSPAAGQINVLSGGNPELGPEEADTWTAGVVWQPFFVDDLTVTVDYYRIEIEDQISSPSSTDLLEQCYDPALNPGFEFNEACSLILRSPTGGDLNASDALGVVTALSNSGRSKTEGIDLGVNYGMPLPNDMGDLSFTLNLTRVLNWEFQDSPASSARDCLGYYSVACNEATGAGLIHETRFNQRTTWTRGDYDVSLNWRYMSGLDVEPGSGDWLDDFSSISSFSYFDLSGAWRINENVRLNATINNLFDKSAPNVGDTIGSTAANSGNTFPQFYDVLGRFYTLGVNVSF, encoded by the coding sequence ATGAAGTTGTATAAGCGAAATTCATTAACAGAGTCGGTACGGCTGGCTCTTGGGGTCGGGTTGATCGCGACCGCCATGGCGACCGGTGGATCGGTCTGGGCGCAGGACACCGATGATGACGGTGATCTTGACGACATTATTGATCGCATTGCCGTAACCGGTACTCGCGTAGTCTCGCCCGGCCTGCTGTCGAGCAGCCCCATTACTTCGATTGATGATTCAGAGTTGCAGTTCCGCCAGTCTGCGTCGATCGAAGACGTCATCCGTGAGCTGCCTGTCGCGGTGCCGGCGCTTGGCCCGGGTACCAATAACGGAACCGGCGGCGGTAGCACGGTCAACCTCCGTGGCCTGGGTTCGAACCGAAACCTGGTGCTCATCAACGGCCGTCGTATCGTGCCGTTCAACCTGACCGGTCAGGTCGACACCAACATTGTCCCCGTTGCCCTGCTTGAGCGGGCCGACCTGGTGACTGGTGGTGCCTCCGCCGTGTACGGTGCTGACGCCGTCTCCGGCGTGCTCAACTTCGTGATGCGTTCGGATTTCGAAGGCGTGGAGCTGTCGAGCTTCTACGGCATGTCGGAAAAGGGTGATGCCGATCGCACCCGCACCGACTTCATTGTTGGCGCCAACACCTCAGATGGTCGCGGTAACGTCACCATGGCCCTCAGCTACACCGATATCGAGCCCCTGACGATGGGTGAGCGTGACATCGGTGAGTTCTCCCTGTTTTCCGATACCGGCCAGCCCGGTGGTTCCTCGGCCGGCGTGCCCACCTTCTCGCTGGTGGAGCTGGTAGAAGGTGAGGGATCCGTACTGGCCCAGTGGGATCCGGATCAGGGGCGGTTTACCGACGACCTGCAGCTCTACAACTACAACCCGACGAACTTCTACCAGGGCGCACTGGAGCGTACGCAGGCCACGGCGCTGGCCCGCTACGAAATCATCCCCGAAGTGGAAGCCTACGGTGAGTTCATTTACATGGACAACACGCGCCGGGCGCAGTTGGCCCCGTCGGGCACCTTCTTCAATAACTGGAATGTCCCGATTGGCAATCCGTTCCTCACCGACGAGGGTCGTGCCCAGATCTGTGCCACGCACGATATCGCCCCTGAGGACTGCGTTGCCGGCAGCACCGAAGAAGTCACGATGCAGGCCCGTCGTCGCATGACCGAGCTTGGACCGCGTCTGAACGACTTCGAGAACGACGTTTACCAGTACACGGTAGGCGCGCGTGGCGACATCGGCATCAACTGGACTTATGACGCGTACTGGTCGCAGGGCCAGGCGTCGCAGGTTCAGACACAGGGCAACTGGGGTTCCAATTCCCGCGTTCAGCAGGCCCTGCGTGCGGTTGAAGTTGATGAGTGCCTGGACGATTCCAACAACTGTGTTCCGCTGAACCTGTTCGGACCGGAAGGTTCGATCACCGACGAGATGATCGACTTCATCAACCTGTCGTCGTTGTCGACCCAGACGGTCGATCAGGAGGTTGGAGCATTGACCTTCGCCGGCGATCTGGGCGACATTCGCAGCCCGATGGCCGATGAGCCGATCGGTGTTGCTGTCGGTGCTGAGTATCGACGTGTCGCTGCCGCCACCCTGTCCGATCAGGCTTCGCAGATTCAGGGCGAAGTGCTGGGGACCGGTGCGCCCACCCCCGATCGCTCGGGCGCCTTCACGCTGCGTGAAGTCTACGCCGAAATGATTGCCCCGATTGTCCAGGGCGTCACCTTCGAAGGTGGTTATCGCTACACCGACTTCTCGGTTGCCGATGAAAGCTCGACCTCGTACGACACCTGGAAGGCCGGCCTCAACTGGGAGGCCACCGACGAGCTGCTGGTTCGAGGCATGGTGCAGCGCGCCACGCGTGCGCCTAACGTGAACGAGCTGTTCGCTCCGCAGGTCTCCGGCCTGTCGAACCTGGGCACCGACCCCTGCCAGGGCGATCGGATCAACCAGGACGAAGCCGGTACCCCGGGTACGCTGTCCAATCTCTGTGTGCAGACGGGCGTTCCGACCGGCGTCGTGGGTAACCTGCCTTCGCCGGCTGCTGGCCAGATCAACGTGCTCTCCGGCGGCAACCCCGAGCTGGGCCCCGAGGAAGCCGATACCTGGACGGCCGGGGTTGTTTGGCAGCCGTTCTTCGTCGATGACCTGACCGTCACGGTGGACTACTATCGCATCGAGATTGAAGATCAGATCTCCTCGCCCAGTTCCACCGACCTGCTGGAGCAGTGCTACGATCCGGCTCTCAACCCGGGTTTCGAGTTCAACGAGGCCTGTTCGTTGATCCTGCGCAGCCCGACCGGTGGCGACCTCAATGCTTCGGATGCGCTTGGCGTGGTCACGGCACTGTCCAACTCGGGTCGGTCGAAGACCGAAGGTATCGACCTGGGCGTGAACTACGGCATGCCGCTCCCGAACGACATGGGTGACCTGAGCTTCACGCTCAACCTTACCCGTGTCTTGAACTGGGAGTTTCAGGACAGCCCGGCCTCCTCTGCACGTGATTGCCTTGGCTACTACAGCGTGGCATGTAACGAAGCAACCGGCGCCGGCCTGATTCACGAGACGCGCTTCAACCAGCGGACGACCTGGACGCGTGGTGATTACGATGTCTCGCTGAACTGGCGCTACATGAGCGGTCTGGACGTCGAGCCGGGATCCGGTGATTGGCTGGACGACTTCTCGAGCATCAGTAGCTTCAGCTACTTCGACCTGTCGGGTGCATGGCGCATCAACGAGAATGTCCGGCTCAATGCCACTATCAACAACCTGTTCGACAAGAGCGCTCCGAACGTCGGCGACACCATTGGCTCGACGGCAGCCAACAGCGGTAACACCTTCCCGCAGTTCTACGATGTGCTGGGTCGGTTCTACACGCTTGGGGTGAACGTCAGCTTCTAA
- the tnpA gene encoding IS66 family insertion sequence element accessory protein TnpA, with protein MSRTTRIRRSADQWRSLISKQADSGLTQSVFCRREGLSLSTFCNWKRKLSSESDSRAEESAESEPWIDLGGLAATDPGWDIELDLGNGVCLRFRRS; from the coding sequence ATGTCACGCACGACCCGTATCCGCCGATCTGCTGATCAATGGAGAAGTCTGATTTCCAAGCAGGCTGATAGCGGCTTGACTCAAAGCGTCTTCTGCCGACGCGAGGGGCTTTCATTGAGCACCTTTTGTAACTGGAAACGCAAGCTGTCATCGGAATCTGACTCTCGTGCCGAGGAATCGGCAGAGTCTGAGCCATGGATCGACCTGGGGGGTCTGGCGGCAACTGACCCTGGCTGGGACATTGAGCTGGACCTCGGTAATGGTGTGTGCCTCCGCTTCCGTCGCAGCTGA
- the tnpB gene encoding IS66 family insertion sequence element accessory protein TnpB (TnpB, as the term is used for proteins encoded by IS66 family insertion elements, is considered an accessory protein, since TnpC, encoded by a neighboring gene, is a DDE family transposase.), whose amino-acid sequence MFFPEDRVRVWLYARPTDMRKQFDGLAALARNQLNEDPMSGHLFVFINRRRTYMKVLYFDRGGYCLWSKRLEQGQFNYNCQRGEKQALSWTELKLLLDGVQVQKSRQFKRYQHPVGAVARYNAAHG is encoded by the coding sequence ATGTTCTTTCCAGAAGACCGTGTTCGAGTGTGGCTGTACGCGCGGCCCACCGACATGCGCAAGCAGTTTGACGGGTTGGCGGCACTGGCGCGCAACCAGCTCAATGAAGACCCGATGAGTGGTCACCTGTTCGTGTTCATCAATCGCCGACGGACCTACATGAAGGTGCTGTACTTTGATCGTGGCGGCTACTGTCTTTGGTCCAAGCGACTCGAGCAAGGGCAATTCAACTACAACTGCCAGCGTGGCGAGAAACAGGCCTTGAGCTGGACGGAGTTGAAGCTGTTGCTTGATGGTGTTCAGGTCCAGAAATCGCGTCAGTTCAAGCGCTATCAGCATCCTGTCGGCGCTGTAGCAAGGTATAATGCAGCCCATGGTTGA
- a CDS encoding tetratricopeptide repeat protein has protein sequence MMQWVQAAALAMTVSAAPPPPEPEAVLTLPDEIIEQLDARIIRHTRSSDRRLDQVVRYMLRSGGLNLSYLHSPTRDVTGAIEDGQANCLSFTLIFLAMADHLGLDTTAREVQAPINWRRDGSSVYESGHVNVRVVTPQRRAVVDFEPDPIRSRQLANTRRARDISRERLLAHFYNNRAAELLGEGWLEAARQWSDVALELAPEFSAALNNRGVIENRLGHTDEARRHFERALELAPENTSVLFNLYELYQREEQEYLAEKMLERIDGIRSRDVTGHSGPFFPKRMWAANLLPNSPRSKPCHARPVSADLLINGEV, from the coding sequence ATGATGCAATGGGTTCAAGCGGCAGCACTGGCGATGACGGTATCCGCGGCGCCGCCGCCACCGGAACCCGAGGCCGTATTGACGTTGCCCGATGAAATCATCGAGCAACTCGATGCAAGGATTATTCGCCACACCCGCTCCAGCGATCGACGGCTCGACCAGGTCGTGCGTTACATGCTCAGGTCCGGCGGACTGAACCTCAGCTACCTGCACTCACCCACTCGCGACGTGACCGGCGCCATTGAGGACGGTCAGGCCAACTGCCTGTCCTTCACGCTGATCTTTCTGGCCATGGCCGACCACCTCGGCCTGGACACCACCGCGCGCGAGGTCCAGGCCCCGATCAACTGGCGACGCGACGGCAGCTCGGTGTATGAGTCGGGCCATGTCAATGTCCGGGTGGTCACACCCCAGCGTCGTGCCGTGGTGGACTTCGAGCCCGACCCCATCCGCTCCCGCCAACTGGCCAATACCCGGCGGGCGCGCGACATCAGCCGGGAGCGACTCCTGGCGCACTTCTACAACAATCGCGCGGCCGAACTGCTGGGAGAAGGCTGGCTGGAAGCCGCACGACAATGGAGCGACGTGGCCCTGGAGCTGGCGCCGGAATTCTCGGCCGCACTCAACAACCGCGGCGTGATCGAGAATCGCCTGGGCCACACCGACGAAGCGCGCCGGCATTTCGAAAGGGCACTGGAGTTAGCCCCCGAGAACACCAGCGTACTGTTCAACCTCTACGAACTGTATCAGCGCGAAGAGCAGGAATATCTGGCCGAGAAGATGCTGGAGCGCATTGATGGCATTCGCTCTCGCGACGTAACCGGTCATTCGGGGCCGTTCTTCCCCAAGCGGATGTGGGCCGCTAACCTGCTCCCGAACTCACCAAGGAGCAAACCATGTCACGCACGACCCGTATCCGCCGATCTGCTGATCAATGGAGAAGTCTGA
- a CDS encoding adenylate kinase: MRIVLLGPPGSGKGTQAALLKDRIKVPHISTGDLLRSAVADETPLGRQARSFMDRGELVPDELVLGLIEERLGAADVQPGFILDGYPRNLAQARALDELLERLEQPVEKALELRVDEEQIIQRLARRAEEEGRSDDTEEVVRNRLKVYREQTAPVSEHYREHGLLAEIDGIGSIEDINQRLADALG, translated from the coding sequence ATGCGTATCGTACTGCTCGGCCCGCCTGGCTCAGGCAAGGGCACCCAGGCTGCCCTACTCAAGGACCGCATCAAGGTTCCACACATCTCCACCGGCGACCTGCTGCGCTCGGCAGTGGCCGATGAAACGCCCCTGGGCCGGCAGGCCCGGTCCTTCATGGACCGCGGCGAGCTCGTGCCCGACGAACTGGTGCTGGGCCTGATCGAAGAACGTCTTGGCGCGGCGGATGTGCAGCCGGGCTTCATTCTCGACGGCTACCCTCGCAATCTCGCCCAGGCACGCGCACTGGACGAACTGCTCGAGCGTTTGGAGCAACCAGTGGAAAAGGCCCTGGAGCTGCGAGTCGACGAAGAACAGATCATTCAGCGACTGGCCCGACGTGCCGAAGAGGAAGGGCGTTCCGACGATACCGAGGAAGTGGTCCGCAATCGCCTGAAGGTCTACCGGGAGCAGACCGCCCCTGTATCGGAGCACTATCGCGAACACGGACTGCTGGCCGAGATTGACGGCATCGGCAGCATCGAGGACATCAACCAGCGCCTGGCTGACGCCCTGGGCTGA